The following is a genomic window from Spodoptera frugiperda isolate SF20-4 chromosome 18, AGI-APGP_CSIRO_Sfru_2.0, whole genome shotgun sequence.
aattgctgaAATCCAAACAACACTTAAGTGTTCATTAGTTCAACCAATAAGGCGGAGTTTTTaacttctatttattttcttcattatttcGTTGATTTACGATAAACGACCAACTACAAAACAGCTGTTACATGCATGCTGTAAATAAAGAGCTATAAACACATAGACACTTTCaccgaataaataaatagatataataacCGACTAGTCTCAAATAGGTAGTTACCATATAGTTGCTTTATGTACATAGTATTAAGTTAGGTAATAGATTTTACTTTCtccacaaaaaataatgtacctatattgtAGAACATGactctataatataatatactctCTGTTACGGTAAGTAAGGAAGGTACATAACACATAgaactcaaaataaaattataatacacgTGCCTGTTTGTAAAATGGCAAAAGGATTTCTCAATCGCTTGCAATTACAATATCTTGACATGTCAaaccataaaacataaacagatagaaacaaaatacaatatctACATAGGTGCTTGATAATCatgtacctactatttattataataacccCTTCCTTCAAATGTAATAAGAGCTTCGGTTCGGAACCACATACATATAGACATACCACGGACATAATATAAACTATTGTATACCTCAATATTATTTGTGATGTGTTGACATGAAATATTGTACATAAGCTTTAATAGAttagtaagtatattatttataatcggTCGAATTATTGAATACAACCTCTAAGATACATctaccagtttgttttatttggaaGAACTCAACGACAGAACAACGCCGCCTGATCCCAACTACCCACCTGCTACCTGCTATCCTATGTTGAcaatatttcacatttttacCGCAACACTATTTACAATCAAgttcacaaataatataataatggaaGAAATCATCTAGAAAGAAAATTCCTATCTGGGTGACCAGCGTTAATGCTAGGCTCCATTAGTGCGATGCGTCATGTCATCGCAACGGAATAACCGTTGTACGGTTCACCAGGGTTGCGACGAAGTACGACGTCGCAGTTGCATATcagcagtgccggcgttagggggggcgtgatgggccaatggcccagggcgacaaattctgggggggcgccgatgccgccgccaatgggatccgcaaaaaactaacacttgatattgcttccctcaagtggatggccacaatattttcgcccaggGTATCAgaggcccttacgccggcactgcatATCAGTTTATCCTCTGCAATAGATAGATACAAACGTGACGACTGTCCGGCGACGCAACGCAGCGCATCACCCTATCTCCCGGTTTGTCTGTTGTCCGTTGATCCGTTGAAATGTCGCGCGCAACAACGGAGCGGTCTAATGGagcatgtcataaaaaaatacatatgaaAACGACGCTACGATAAGTCTGCAACGACGCAATATAGTGCAACTGACTAATAGGGCCTCGCCCTTACTTTGGTGTCTGCGAGGCTGTGGTATCATCAATCGATCCAGTCCAGCAGGCCAAGCCACGAAAGGTACACTCATTCTTTTCAAGTACAGTCAGACCCAGACCAAAGACTTCACAATAAATACTCTATGCTTATAAGACCATTGACAAGGCACTTCGGTAGATGAACATGTCAAATAATAAGTCAATTGTCAATTCCAAAGTGTCAAAGTGTAGAGTAGAGTGTGTACGTCTGTACGTTTACTAGCGGCTATAATGCCTTGAATGTTCAAATCCTAAATTTTTCTGTATTTTGCTAACAATATGATGTGTACCGTATAACAAACTAATTGAGGATATTGCCGTTATCGACTAAAATAGTTGTTCGAAGAAAAATCCTATTAAGATGTCTAAATGGTGTGTTTGTAGAGAAGTACTAAAATGTTTTgcattgtttaaaattatacagGACTCCTTTTATAAATTAAGTCTTTTTAAAAACTTGGAATGATTGATATGCGTGAGTTGTATGTGATCTAATTGTTTTGTATGATGCATGTAGGCAATCGGAGCGTAGCATCCACGAGATGCTAAAAGACACTCCGCCGCTGCGCGAGTCCAGCGACTCCATCACGTCGGGCACGGAGCCCAAGTTCCCGACGTCGCGCTCCATGCCCTTCCCGCCAGCGTACGGTAAGCCGCGCCACACCGCTCCTCCACTTGCCTCAGTTTCCCTCCACACTCCACTGGCTCAACCTTTGTTGTCTCTGCTAATTACAACCAAATGTATCATAATATCAACCAAAGGCATCAAATAGATTTTAAacagtaggtactttattattaGATTTCCTAAAGCTTTTATAACAGATgtaaaaacaatgaattttgTATATATTCCAGTGATTGAActaaatacagtagaactccaattatccgaattaatggggaccgggacccattcggataatcggatttttaaaaaaaaatgccattgaagagaataaaagctatgttttgatattgcactatttttttattgaattaaattgcgagGGGAAGTCAGTGTatgcacaacggcaagttaagacaagtcaagatTTGACgtaaacactggcttcgcggggggggagaataatagcgcacttagacttttttggacaatttttgtgattcggataatcggcgattcggatagtcggagttcggattattggagttctactgtatacaaatacaacaagtataatttgacatttaaattattattatgtggaTATTTTAGGATAGCTTCCTTAATTCTATGATGCATGTTATATTTTCTGGAAATGtggaaaaagaaaacaaaaaatttgTGGATAAACAGATgtcagtaagccgataacataataattaattttagtatgtctcatgaaagttataatcaaaatataaagattgtttgttgtaaataaactaaaatagcaATGTCTCGTGTCCAAGCATAGATGAGAATATATGTGTAGGAAGTATAGTCAGCGAGTGTCCTTAAGGCTACAGTAAACTTATTGTGTACATTTCTGTGATTCATAACAGATCACGTTGTGGTTCAAATGTAGCCTCAAGTGAACATGGTGTTGTTTTCTAAATTTTCTTAAGACTAATTTTACTCAAATGTATATCCTTATGTGATGTTAGTTTGTAGTGTGATGTTAATTTGTTGTGGAGATGTTAACATAACGTGTACTGTTGGCAGCGCCCCCGGACGTGTCGCAGAATGGCGCCGGGTCCAGCACGCTGCTGCGCGCCGGCTCGTCCAAGCTGGACGCCATCCGGAACTGGGGCGTCTCCACATACAAGTGCACCAAACAGATACTCTATGAGAAGCTCGGCAAAAGCTCGCGGACTGTGGACACAGGTGAGGACTGcagttatattatatactacatTCAATTAGAAATTTTGcctttaatttatacaaaaactgaCACCATACCACATCACATCACAGACAGTATCTACCTTAAACTAACATAATGGAATTTCCAATTTCTATTGGCTTGCAATGTGTTTTTCTTAAGTGTAATTTCTAAAATGGTTAGTGTCGCGAGTGCCCAGATGAAAGTGTGGTACGTTGCAGAGCTGGAGGCCCAGATCGAGATGCTGCGCGAGACGCAGCGCAAGTACGCGGGCGTGCTGCGGCTGTCGGGCGCGCTGACGGCGCagctggcggcggcggcgggcacGCAGCGCGCGCTGGGCGAGTGCTTCGCGGAGCTGGCGCAGAAGTCGCCCGAGCTGCAGACGCAGTTCCTGTACAACGCCGACACGCAGCGCACGCTCACGCGCAACGCCGACACCTTGCTGGCCGCGCTGCACTTCTTCAACAACTCGCTCGCCACGCTCACGCACAAGACCATCGAGGACACGCTGCTCACCATCCGCCAGTACGAGGCCGCCAGGTAACGCCGCCATGTTTCTGTAGTCTCCAGTGATCCGGAGGAGTGGATGTTATATTTGTGTAATGTGGCTAGACTATATTGAGTAGAGacattacataaataagtatGGCTAAAGTGtgaagttatatttattttattttatttaggaaaCAAACAGTCTGCAATCAAACAAAACCTGGAGTTATAGTTATATCGTATCTCTTTCTTTCTTATGTATTCACCAGCCTATTGAGTGTAAAGTTTTATAgcaaactagcaaacccggcgaactccgtttcgccaccaatgattttccctgttttcctacttttctcttaaatttttcctgaattttctttgctataaacctcacggagcccgagacacCCGAGACGGTTCTGTAAATGCAAACCAtggaaatcagttcgtgcgtcctggagttatagcgtcaggaaggaaaacccgacttatttttatgtcataAGTAGATAAATCCTTTATGATGTATGTTTCAGTTTTTTCTCTTATCTACTAGCTTTTGTCAGCGGCTCCGCCCGTGTTCCCGTGATATTCTAACAggccaagtcagctcatacactgtctgtctaccaaatttcatccaaatccgttcagtacgTACATTGAGCGCGATTAACGGGCAAACAtcgaaataaacaaactttcatatctATAATATCAGTGTGAAGTGTGATAAGGTGTAAGTAAAATTAAGGCTGTAGTCAACAAAATTGTTCATTTCTATTTTAACAGTACTTAAGGAACTTTTCCCTACATGCGTCGTGGgactgggctcgctgtcattgcagcagtaagtcccctctttgaggagtggcttgtgAGGCTCCACGGCGTCCTCTCCTACTTCCTGAAGCAGATGCTTACCGGACCTCTCGCCTCgactaaggcgagagaagtcattggatgattacccctctcaaaaaaaaattgcttcgTGGGACAGAGGGATAACCTGTGGCTGTATAATACAATACACCTACTAGTCTAATCGTCTCCTAGTCGTAATGATATTTGATGAACAAGTATTTGAAGTGCGGCGTGTATCGTGTGCAGGGTGGAGTACGACGCCTACCGCAGCGAGCTGGAGGCCAGCGGCGGCAACCCGCCCGAACTGTTGCTGGCCAACATCGAGCGACACCGGCGCCACTACGAGCGCCTGCGGGACGACTCCGCCGTCAAACTcaagctgctgcacgagaaCCGGGTCAGTGACACAGGCCGAgccccgccccgccccgccccgccccgcccgGCCCGGCCCGGCCCGGCCCGGCCCGCCAGCTCGCTGACGTGTGTGTGTTGCAGGTGAAGGTGATGAACAAGCAGCTGCTGTTGTTCCACAACGCGGTGTCGGCCTACTTCAGCGGGAACCACGTGGCGCTGGAGGCCACCGTGCGCCACTTCAACATCacgccggcgccggcgcccgcccccgcgcccgcgcccctgCCGCCGCTGTCCTCGCCCCCGGCGGCCGCGCCCCTgtccgcgcccccgcccgcacCCCTgtccgcgccccccgcgccgcgccccgcgTAGTGCGCGTCCTCTCCAGCACTCACGCGCCTTTTTGTTTCACTAACATTAATATAACGTCTTTCTATTGAACAATAGTCTAACGACATATGAATGATAGGAAGACCTTGCAGTTAATGTGAATGTGACACATCATCTTGTTTGCCCTTAGTTCTGACTAAGTACTCACAGTGAGGTGCCGGGCATGCTTCGTGCGTCCCACTGTGACTATATCGTCACGAAGGCCGCGAGATGAGTGCTCACTACTACATGTCCCACTGACGTAGCTCTTTCTATGCATCAATGTTTAACTGTTTTTGAGGATCTCAACAATTACTAAATCAACTGCTTCTTGTAAGTAAGCTCTAATCTAACAAGTTGCTTAGGTCGTAAGAGTATTTTTGCACATAATGCAAGTTACACCTGTATCAAATAACTGGTATTATACATTATCAAATagactaatttattattatttataagtctCGTAGACAATTgttaattcttatttaattacagtattatgtattgtatatgtattgcTTTATGCTTACCTAGTTATTAAAAGAGTTCAATCTAATCTTCCATGAGAGGTACCCTGCAATGTGACCATTTTCTGATGTATCAAGCAAGTGTATAGGGAATTAGTTAGAGTATATTATGATGGTGGCCTGGATGAGTAATGTCACCGGTACTACTGCGCACGTTCTCATATCTAAAGCGTATCGGGTCAGGATTACTCAGATCTTAACACATTGACTGTCCCATCTATTTTGGATAATCTCGTGGTACGTCCAATGGTACCATACTTAAAATGttctactgattaaaaaaataacaattttcgaTGGGacattgagttttatttttgtctagtCTGTTCATACGTCCCTAGAAAAATAAAGTTCTAGCTCACACGTCCAGTGCAGTAAACGCAGTTCAATTGCCACTGATTAATGCAcggacagtcaacgtgttaaatcataagtcatttttatattaaaacactgTATAATCTTTTATACAAGCCCACATTCCTTAATGCGACCTTCAGCTTGTCCTGCTCGTAGCAATACCACTAATGGAGtgagttttgtaatttattgttattactgaATGTCTATCAaatgaatattagttttatgattttaaattgtTCATGTTCAATCCTGTTCATTTGCAGTTTAAACGAAAACCAAGTTGATTAAGACTGAATCTCATAAGTCgatctcatacatttatattctCTCATGAGTCAAGTAATCAAAAAATCGTTAAAAGTGCCAATGGATGGGATTCCAGACAGTGACAGTGATGACAATATTGCACCGAGGTAGCTCGAGTATCATAGGTA
Proteins encoded in this region:
- the LOC118278302 gene encoding arfaptin-2; translated protein: MSKWQSERSIHEMLKDTPPLRESSDSITSGTEPKFPTSRSMPFPPAYAPPDVSQNGAGSSTLLRAGSSKLDAIRNWGVSTYKCTKQILYEKLGKSSRTVDTELEAQIEMLRETQRKYAGVLRLSGALTAQLAAAAGTQRALGECFAELAQKSPELQTQFLYNADTQRTLTRNADTLLAALHFFNNSLATLTHKTIEDTLLTIRQYEAARVEYDAYRSELEASGGNPPELLLANIERHRRHYERLRDDSAVKLKLLHENRVKVMNKQLLLFHNAVSAYFSGNHVALEATVRHFNITPAPAPAPAPAPLPPLSSPPAAAPLSAPPPAPLSAPPAPRPA